Below is a window of Coregonus clupeaformis isolate EN_2021a chromosome 15, ASM2061545v1, whole genome shotgun sequence DNA.
actgtaattagatcacctggagcatgctgcacaacagtgagtgactcacaaggctccggtctcgTTGTtctgtgcttgtaaacaaacaccacgtgactggggactactGGTAAGTTTCATAATGAAAAATTATGTGACAGGTAAAATAAAGAACGCAATCTTTATGtcctaacatattgcacaagttAACTGCAgatatttacttaaaaagtatcTACAAAtattaatttattaaaacacagaAATAGATTAAATGGTATTGACAAACCATCCCATGGTGTACCGCCTAAGccttatgcacacacacattaacttGTTTTTCTATTGTGCCTGTGTAACAAGTGGGATGAGGAGAGACAGTGTGGGGCTGTAGATATCTGACAAGTGTACTACACCCCCTTCAGCTCTGATCAGACTTGTTTCTCTCTTCCAGGCTTTTCTCTACAGTGCCCCAAATATCCTACTAGCTAAATAGTTCTGCTTGTAGGATCTTGTTTTCAAGCTCTCCCGACGGCCTGGAAAAATGTTACCTTATCATTAGCTTTCCCTCACTGATTATGCAATCCCAGGCTGAGTGTATCAGCTGGTATCAGAGGGAGGGAAAGGTGATCTTCCATTGTTACCCATACTGCACCAAGGCGGTGTTTACAGCCCAGGTGTTGGTCACACGATGGTTGAGATGGTGGCTCAGACACGGGTACCAGAATCCCTACACAGTAGCCATTTTGTAGTGCAGAATGTTATCACATATGTTAtctggtattgtactgtatgccAATCAGCCATTGACTGAATTATCCAACTTGGGCCTACCTACATTGCACTTTTATTTTACCTCCTTTTTCTCCCAATCTCATCGctacaactccccaacgggctcgggagaggtgaaggtcgagtcatgtgtcctccgaaccgcgctccttaacacccacccgcttaacctggaagccagctgcaccaatgtgtcagaggaaacaccgttcaactggcgacagcctgcaggcgcccggcccgccacaagcagtcgctagagcgcgatgagccaaatAAAGCCCCTCCGACCAAAgcatcccctaacccggacgacgctgtgccaattgtgcaccgtcctatgggactcccggtcacggctggttgtgtgacagcccgggatcgaacccgggtctgtagtgacgcctcaagcactatgatgcagtgccttagaccgctgcgccactcgggagacacttcCTACTTTGCACTTTAGTATCCATGCTGATATTCTCTGTGCCCTTCACAGATTACGTGAAGGGCTTTGGTGGCAAGTTTGGCgtgcagacggacagacaggacAAGTCAGCCTTGGGATGGGACCACCAGGAGAAACTGCAGCTCCACGAGTCACAGAAAGGTACCCGTGTTTGACCTGTGTTTACCCTGTGTTTACAAGCGTTTTATTCCACCTAACACCTAACCTTAGTAGCAGGAAAACGCACACAGGAAATGTGTTCACATCCTAACCCACCCACCCAACACACTTTTTACTGATGTGGTTATTTTGTGGTTTTACTATTGAGTCATTGAGGTTTAAGTATTTCCTTTGTCTGGTGCCGTGGCATCTGCCACAGGCTCATAATAGAAGAAGTGAGAACAGACAGCGCTAGACAGACAGAGGACTGATCAGTCTAGCGCTCAGGCTGGATTTACTGGATGTGCATAGCACCTTGGTTCTTTTGGTTTAAGTTGTTGACAAAGTTTTTCATTTGATGTGTGTTTTATGTACTGTAATTCTGTATGTTTCTattctgtgtgtgtatgcttttatatactgtatgtagtaaGTAAGGCAGGattgctatgtgtgtgtgtgtgtgtgtgtgcgtacgtctctctgtgtgtgtgtgtgtttggtctgAGTGCGGCAGGACTTGTGTACTTGTTTATATCTGTATGTAAATGTCTGTTTGtgcctatacagttgaagtcggaagtttacatacaccttagccaaatacatttaaactcagtttttcacaattcctgacatttaatactagtaaaaattcactgtcttatgtcagttaggatcaccactttattttaagaatgtgaaatgtcagaataatagtagagtgatttatttcagcttttatttatttcatcacattcccagtgggtcagaagtttacatacactcaattagtatttggtagcattgccttaaacAATTTAAACTtcggtcaaacattttgggtagccttccacaagcttcccacaataagttgggtgaattttggcccattcctcctgacagagctggtgtaactgagtcaggtttgtaggcctccttgctcgcacacgctttttcagttctgcccacaaatgttctataggattgaggtcagggctttgtgatggccactccaataccttgagtttgttgtccttaagccattttgccacaactttggaagaatgcttggggtcattgtccatttggaagacccatttgcgaccaagctttaacttcctgactgatgtcttgagatgttgcttcaatatatccacataattttccttcctcatgatgccatctcttttgtgaagcgcaccagtccctcctgcagcaaagcacccccacagcatgatgctgccacccccgtgcttcacggttgggatggtgttcttcggcttgcaagtccccctttttcctccaaacataacgatggtcattttggccaaacagttctatttttgtttcatcagacaagaggacatttctccaaaaagtaaggtctttgtccccatgtgcagttgcaaaccgtagactggcttttttatggtggttttggagcagtggcttcttccttgctgagcggcctttcaggttatgtcgatataggactcgttttactgtggatatagatacttttgtacctgtttcctccagcatctttacaaggtcatttgctgctgttctgggattgatttgcacttttcgcaccaaagtacgttcatctctaggagacagaacacgtctccttcctgagcggtatgacggctacgtggtcccatggtgtttatacttgcgcactattgtttgtacagatgaacgtggtaccttcaggcgtttggaaattgctcccaaggatgaatcagacttgtggaggtctacaatttcttttcttggctgatttcgtttgattttcccatgatgtcaagcaaagaggcactgagtttgaaggtagaccttgaaatacatccacaggtacacttccaattgactcatgatgtcaattagcctatcagaagcttctaaagccatgacatcattttctggagttttccgagctatttaaaggcacagtcaacttagtgtatgtaaacttctgacccactgaatttgtgatacagtgaattataagtgaaataatctgtatgtaaacaattgttggaaaaattacttgtcatgcacaaagtagatgtcctaaccgacttgccaaaactatagtttgttaacaagaaatctgtggagtggttgaaaaacaagttttaatgactccaacctaagtgtatgtaaacttccgacttcaactgtatatactctgtgtgtttgtatgtgtgtgtctatatatgtatatgtttgtgtgtattgTATTGTTTCAGACTATAAGCGTGGGTTCGGAGGGCAGTATGGGGTAGAGCTGGAGAAGCAAGACCAGTGTGCCCTGGGTTATGAGCACAAGGAGAGGCTGGCCAAGCACGAGTCTCAGCAAGGCACAGCACACACCGTCCCTCCTTTTCTTTCCAAAGTTTATTTTTTGCCCAAGAACTGTTTTGGAATGTCTAAAGCGCCTTTGCCCTTTACCCGTCCCCCTTCAAAACATCACCCTGTACAAACTACCCCCAGGGCCGGACGATATCGACAAAAATAGATATTCATCACCAATAGCAATAATATACATTCAttctttcattcattcattaccagtcaaaagtttggacacctactcattccaggtttttactattttctacaccgGTGCAAAtttggacacatttccacctgtctaatgtccattgctcgtgtttcttggcccaagcaggtctcttcttcttattggtgtcatttagtagtggtttctttgcagcaattcgaccacgaatgCCTGATTTcaaacagtcccctctgaacagttgatattgagatgtgtcggttacttgaactctgtgaagcatttatttgggctgcaatttctgaggctggtaactctaatgaacgtatcctctgcagcagaggtaactctgggtcttccattcctgtggcggtcctcatgagagccaggttcatcatagtgcttgataaattttgcgactgcacttgaagaaacttttggtattgactgaccttcgtgtcttaaagtattgatgaactgttgtttctctttgcttatttgagctgttcttgccataatatggacttggtcttttaccaaatagggctatcttatgtatacccccccccccccaccatgtCACatcacaactaattggctcaaacgcattaagaaggaaagaaattccacaagcgTAATGAGAgctgttcaatggggttgaggtcagggctctgtgcaggccagtcaagttcttccacaccgatctcgacaaaccatttctgtatggacctcgctttgtgcacaggggcattgtcatgctgaaatggctaagggccttccccaaattgttgccacaaagctggaagcacagaattgtctagaatgtctttgtatgctgtagcgttaagattttccttcactggaactaaggggcctagcctgaacgttacagttggcactatgcattggggcaggtagcgttctcctggaatccttcaaacccagattaatctgtcggactgccagtgattcatcactccaaagaacgcattttcactgttccagagtccaatgacagcgagctttacaccactccaaccggcgcttggcattgcgcatggtgatatttgacttgtgtgcggctgctcggccatggaaacccatttcacgaatctcctgacgaacagttattgtgctgacattgcttctagaggcagtttggaactcggtagtgcgtgttgcaaccaaggacagacaatttttatgtgCTACGTGCTTCAttactcggtggtcccgttctgtgagcttgtttggcctaccacttTACGGCTGAACTGTttttgctcctagatgtttccacttaataacagcacttacagttgattggggcagggcagaaatttgacttgttggaaaggtggcatcctatgacggtgccacgttgaaagtcactgagctcttcagtaaggccattctatgggcaatgtttgtctatggagatttcatggctgtgtgctcgattatatacactgagtgtggctgaactagccgaatcaactaatttgaagggatgtccacatacttttgtgtgtgtatatagatcGATAAACAAACTTGTAGGATCCTAGGATATAATTGGTattataaatacatttaaatacattCCTTTCAGACATTCCTATTGTATGGTAACGCAACCACTATTCAGAAATGTTAACATAAATCCAAGTTGGCTACAATGGCTACAGATTGTAGCCAACTTGTATTCCACGATATTCACGCTACAACTGGCAAAATACTCATCAGTGCACATCTTTATCGCGATACCGACAAATACACAATGATCGCCCAGCCCTACCCTTCCTCCATTGTcagcatttttattttattttatgctcTTTCACAGGTCTGCATGCCTTTTTTTACTTTAACCCTTTCTTAAATTTAAGCGATAGTTCACCCGTAAAGTGATTCTTTAGGGAACTATCAATTGAATTTGTGAATTAAAGGCACACTAACTATTTATTGTCTGCTGTTTACAGACTACTCCCATGGGTTCGGAGGGAAGTTTGGCGTCCAGAAGGACAGAATGGATAAGGTACATTGTCTCTATACCTAATATCTGAAGACTGGGGATTTCTGAACTATTGTGTGTAgttactctcctccctctcatttgAATGGCAGAGTGCAGGTAACTTTGAGGATGTGGAGAAACCAAGCCCTGCCTACCAGAGGACCAAGCCTGTGGAAACTGGTAAGTAACCACAaaaccagcgtgtgtgtgttaatgtgcgaTATGTTTGTCAAGATCATTGCAAAATATGAATTTGAACCACTGGTTTGATTATGATCCGCCCTCCTTAGCTGGCAGCAGCACGGGCAGCATCAAGGCCCGCTTCGAGAACATCGCCaagcagaaggaggaggaggacaagaagCGGGCGGATGAGGAGAGAACCCGCCGCCAGGCCAAGGAGAAGCAGGAGCAAGAGGAGGCGCGGCGCAAGATAGAGGAGACAGCCAAGGCCAAGCCTGCCTCCCCGGCTCCTGAGCCCAGCCCTACCATTCGCCCCACCCCTCCTGCCCAGCAAGCCGCACCTTCGCCTGTATCTGCAGCCGCCGACCCAGTTTACCAGGTGAATGACAACAGGTTCCACCAATCACTGCACTCCCACAAATGCCTGTTTGCTTAACATGCCTACATGCTCATCACTTTTTTTTGCCAGTAGTTAGTTTGCTGAGTAAAATATGGATGAGTACATCCTTCAAAAATGGATGAAATCAATCCTTCATGCAGTTTAGTGACATTGGCGTGAACAAGGATGATCTGATTTATTCCAATGCCGCAGTCTTCTCGCTTTTCCTTTGTGACTTTCCTTACCATGCTTTCTGTGATGTTTTCATAGAGGAAGAAAAAGAAGGTAAAGTCCCCAAAATTGAAAAACATTCAGTTAAGGAGGAATTTGAATTGACCCAGGGAGCTATTATCTGACGGTGTTTCTCCCTCTGCTGGCTGAGTCAGGACTCTGGTGAGTACGAGGATCCTGCAGCAGCGGAGAATGGGGAGGAGCTGTACGAGGCAGAGCCTAACTCCCGGCCCTCTGCCGAGCAGATGTATGAGGAGCCTCCCGCCCAGGAGGAGGCGCTATACCAGAGTCCTGACGAGACAGGAGGTGAGAGAATGAGAGTGAACGAGGTGAGGGGGGAGGAGCAGGATATTTTTAGTGCCATTTGCTGAGTCACTGTCCCCTCCTTCATTGCACTGATCTGAaagaactgaccaggtgaaagccagCCTAATGAGAGTTTCTACCTTCTTGTTTTCACCTGTCAAGTATTTTCCAATCAGTGCAaatgaaggggagaggaggagaaaaggaCATATTTTTAAGCAATTGAGATTGAGCCATTGGGAGAATCTCGATTGGATCTGCTCAATTCCTTGCATCCTCTCCTCGATTAACTTTGACCTTTTTCAGCAGGAAGTGCGGAGGGGAATAGAGGAAATGTGGAAACAAATGCATGAAATGACTCTCCTTCTCCAGTAGCGCGTTTCAGGCAAATTACGTTTACAGAGGAGGAATCCCTAAATATGTGAAAAGTACTAAAAATAGGAGCGCTAGTGCCAGATATGTTATTGATAAAAAGATTACTAGAGTATTGTTTTTAATGGTGTGCATGTGTTCATCCTACGTGAaaacaacagctgattcaaagggggtgtggcggATTACAACACTTTTCCCGATAGTATACACTTAAGTATCCTCGGCCGGAAAAGGCTATCGAGGAGAGGCACAAACTCCTCCGTTCACCTATTAATGAATTGACACTCCCACATATGgtgaccacttatcggtttccaggccaagagggagaggaggacggaGGAGTCAAGGAGAGGACCGAATTTTGCCCAATTGACAATCTCCCATTGTGTTTTGTCTTCCTGTGTCCTCTGTGAATGAACTGTGACCTTTTCCCTGCAGACGCCAAGACATATGAGTACGGGGAGGACTTGGGGGTAACCGCAGTGGCCCTGTATGACTACCAAGCAGGTGAGTGGAGGCAAGCCCTCTATAGTCTATACTTTGATCATCACATCTATCAAAACCCTCATTTTTAAGATCAATATCTCCTCATAATTACCCCAAAAATACAGTACTACAATAGATACAATATATAATACAATACTCAGACACATTTATGATATAAACAAACCCTTTTGACATTCTTTATAATATGAGGGCAGTGGAATGCAAAGTAAACTGATATGGAATGTCTGCCTTCCAGCTGGTGATGACGAGATCTCCTTCGACCCTGATGACATCATCACTAACATTGAGATGATTGACGAGGGCTGGTGGAGGGGCGTGTGCCGGGGAGCCTACGGCCTCTTCCCAGCCAATTACGTTGAGGTTCGGCAATGAGCCCGCCCACTACACCAAActgtctctccccatccctccatcacttCTGATTCCTCTTTCTCTCGCGCTCCGTCATTCTATTGATCACGGTGCTTCTTTCAAGTGTGCTGGACATTCTCAGGTCTTTCAGCTGTCCCTGTCCGTCTTCCtttctctcgctcctctccttGGGAAGAGGCTTCAGCCTGATAAAGGACTTAGAATAAAAGAAGAGTCACGGACAAACACTCACCCTGGCTCGGCTACGcaatagagagagataaagtgAGCGGGCGAACCCTGCTATGACAGAAAGGCCTTTCATTGTAAAGCAGGACATCAGAAAAACACTACTCCCATTATAATAGCTAGTTAAATTCTTGGTTCTATAAGATGCCAGGAACTCTTGCTGCTTTGCCCCACTTGCACCTGTTAGTTAATTTACTTTAAATTGAAATATTCCCTCTGACATGTATTCAAACTTCCATGGTATCGATTGAGACCTGGTGGCTACAGTATCACTCGCAGTATAGATATTAAGATCACTAAAGATAGAGGTGACGTAGAAATGAACCCCAGGCTTTATGTGCGTATGGCGACGTTGTGGTCCTCTTTTTATGACTGCTTAAAGTAACTTTTAGACCCAAGTTTGGAACTAGCATGATGACAAACACAACTGGAGATTTATTATGTTTTGATTAAATAATGCCACTTCCAGAAGTTGTTTGACGTTGATTGGGGAACTAGCACTTTGGATCAGTTTGGTAATAGTACAGACCAGTGGTGAATTGATTGGTGTGTAGCTGGTTCGGAGAGAACTCTGACACGGTTTGAGCTGCAGTGATTTCTTTCTCTTTGGAACACTATTGTTTGCTTTAGTTAGCAGAGATCAGATAATGCTAAGAAACCGAATTGGGATGGTTTTGAAGATGTGTTATTGAAAACAGTATGTTTGCCTGGGGTTACCCACATTTTTGGTGTAACGCCTGCATTTGCTTAATCATGGGGCCAATACGATCACCATAGATGTTGTAAATCTCTGTTGCTTCTTCTAGTCTCCTCCTTTTCTCATTGTCATGAAAGAAGACACCAGAAAGCAGCAGaagaaaataaataatgtaattgTATTTTTAATCACCCGCCCATAGTCCTGCAGTAGATCATGTCAAATAGGACGCTGAAAATAAATGATGTACAGAAATGTTTTTATGATGCTCTAACCCCTGCCATCGCTGCGTGTTCGACGTAGACAAGACCTTTATATTTTGTCACAGGCTTGATGTCACGCTGCCTGTGACAGGAGTCTGTCACGTgttcatgtactgtatgtgtcatgTCTGCCGCGTGTTcatgtactgtacatgtatgtGGGTACTTGGTATTTTATTATGTCTGGGGCCACATTGACATCCTTATCATGACCAACATGTGTACTGTTGACTGAAGTGATATTTATCTATAGGGGGCTATAAGTACTCAAATAATGCTCTGTAACAATATTGGGCTATAAGGGGATTCTGACTGTGGTCGTTTCTAAAACGCAGAGTGATTATTTTAACCGATGATTATCTCACCCCAACGTCACAGCGATCTAATGCAGTAGTGTagcttcagtaggtgtgtgtgtgggtgagtggtgATGGGATCTCATCAAATAAATTCTTTGGGGTTTTATAATTAAAAGTGACCTTtttatatttgtttatttttatctGTACTTCTGCTTGCTCAAGTCACCACATTACCTGCTTGTTCTTTTTTTTGTAAGTAAGTAGTTTCAAAAAACAATGTATGGATAGTATTTTGGTTACTTCGATTAATTGTTACACCTGCTATGTACATCCTGAAATGAACAGCTTCTGTATAACAAATCCTCAACCTTATGAAGGTGCgtaacgggctttgcaggcgtggttctcTTGCGCgcgctgaataaatgtaattcaaccacTGAAACcgtcccacttgctggccaacagattttcttgtggagttttcattcaatagggttttcagtacatttatcttaagccttttctttaaatacggtgtacccTTTTTAGTTTGAATTTTGTCGACAGACTCAATAGAATATATCAAGAGAatgggttcagaatattaggggtcaatgaaagaaagccatctgaATATATGCATATTCGTCTCTTCCAGCACCAAGTGGTAGATTTCAAAAtgctctgatcttgtagattatttggggttaggaaagtatttatgaatcataaacaggtttggagagcctttatgcaCGAAAGAAAAGTGGTTTTTGATTCTTTCTGAAAATGACCACATTCAGTTCTTTAACCCATGGTGATGTTGGAAGATAGGTATACATAtaattataatagggagaatagAGTACAATGGTAGGCTATACCCTCGTCTATTGCCTGCACAAACCATGGAACTGTGCGATGACACAGCCAAGTATTGTGCCATGCGTCGCGTTTAAACCGTTACTGCTTGGTCTGCTCTCCACTCCTAAACGATTTAATTTGCTTAAATGTCTTTTTTTAtatcaactgttactaatgatcctcCGCAAAAAACACCTGGCCGTGACGGCGTTTACAGAGGAAGCAATGTAATGAAATGGAGTAATAATGTAGATCATGagaatgtacagtggcttgcgaaagtattccacccccttggcatttttcctattttgttgccttacaacctggaattaaaatagactTTTGGGGGGGTtctatcatttcatttacacaacatgcctaccactttgaagatggaaaaacatttttcttgtgaaacaaacaagaaataagacaaaaaaaacagaacttgagtgtgcataaccattcaccccccccaaacttaatactttgtagagacaccttttgcagcaattactgctgcaagtctcttggatgggttccgctggtgtacagcaatctttaagtcataccacagattctcaattggattgaggtctgggctttgactaggccattccaagacatttaaatgtttccccttaaaccactcgagtgttgctttagcagtatgcttagggtcattgtcctgctggaaggtgaacctccgtcccagtctcaaatctttggaagaatgacacaggtttccctcaagaatttccctgtatttagcgtcatccatcattccttcaattctgaccagtttcccagtccctgccgatggaaaaacatccccacagcatgatgctgccaccaccatgcttcactgtggggatggtgttctcggggtgatgagaggtgttgggtttgcgccagacatggcgttttccttgatgaccaaaaagctcaatttttgtctcatctgaccagagtaccttcttccatatgtttggggagtctcccacatgccttttggcgaacaccaaacgtgtttgcttatttttttctttaagcaatagcttttttctggccactcttccgtaaagccgagctctgtggagtatacggcttaaagtggtcctatagacagatgctccaatctccgctgtggagctttgtagctccttcagggttatctttggtctctttgttgcctctgattaatgccctccttgcctggtccgtgagttttggtgggcggccctcttggcaggtttgttgtggtgccatattctttccatttttgaataacgtatttaatggtgctccgtgggatgttcaaagtttctgatatttttttataacccaaccctgatctgtacttctccacaactttgtccctgacctgtttggagagctccttggtcttcatggagccgcttgcttggtggtgttgcagactctggggcctttcagacaggtgtgtatatatactgagatcatgtgacagatcatgtaacacttagattgcacacaggtggactttatttaactaattatgtgacttctgaaggtaattggttgcaccagatcttattttggagcttcatagcaaagggggtgaatacatatgcatatgcaccacttttctgttatttatttttttgacatttttttcatttcacttcaccattttggactattttgtgtatgtccattacatgaaatccaaataaaaataaatttaaattacaggttttaatgcaacaaaataggaaaaacgccaagggggatgattacttttgcaaggcactgtatacgaaCTGAAGGGAACAACAGTAGTTGAATATGtgttattaggcctactgatggtcgatactgatagtggctaatatttatcTTGATAGAAataacagtggtggaaaaagtatccaattgtcatacttgagtaaaagtaaagataccttaatagaaaatgactcaagtaaaagtgaaagtcacccagtaaaatactacttgagtaaatgtcaatgtatttagttttaaatatacttaagtatcaaaagtaaatctaattgctaaaatatacctacagttgaagtcggaagtttacatacacttaggttggagtcattaaaactcatttttcaaccactccacaaatgtcttgttaacaaactatagttttggcaagtagtttttccagctattgtttacagatagattatttaacttataattcactatcacaattccagtgggtcactaagttgactgtgccattaaaaagcttggaaaattccagaaaatgatgtcatggcttttgaagcttctgataggctaattgacatcatttgagtcaattggaggtgtacctgtggatgtatttcaaggtctatcttcgcttgacatcatgggaaaatcaaaagaaatcagccaagacctcagaaaaaaaattgtagacctccacaagtctggttcatccttgggagcaatttccaaacgcctgaaggtaccacgttcatctgtacaaacaatagtacgcaagtataaacaccatgggaccacgcagccgtcataccgctcaggaaggagacgcgttctgtctcctagagattaacgtactttggtgtgaaaagtgcaaatcaatcccagaacaacagcaaag
It encodes the following:
- the LOC121582254 gene encoding src substrate protein p85-like isoform X4, whose amino-acid sequence is MWKAAAGQSVTVAVDDGGDDWETDPDFENDISEKEQRWGAKTVEGSGHQEHINIHQLRENVSSEHSDLRQKEQATMPKASDGYGGKFGVQQDRMDKSAVGHEYQSKLSKHCSQTDTSKGFGGKFGVQGDRVDKSAVGFDYAGKTEKHASQKDYSTGFGGKYGVQADRVDKTAMGFEYQGKTEKHDSQKDYTKGFGGKFGVETDKVDKSALGFEYQGKTEKHESQKDYVKGFGGKFGVQTDRQDKSALGWDHQEKLQLHESQKDYSHGFGGKFGVQKDRMDKSAGNFEDVEKPSPAYQRTKPVETAGSSTGSIKARFENIAKQKEEEDKKRADEERTRRQAKEKQEQEEARRKIEETAKAKPASPAPEPSPTIRPTPPAQQAAPSPVSAAADPVYQRKKKKDSGEYEDPAAAENGEELYEAEPNSRPSAEQMYEEPPAQEEALYQSPDETGGERMRVNETPRHMSTGRTWG